In a single window of the Olivibacter sp. SDN3 genome:
- a CDS encoding cation-transporting P-type ATPase, with protein MTNNNTHPVHQWFALDIEEVIADIDTNSVQGLSEPEASSRLEKFGPNKLPERKQEHPIIRFLKHFHDVLIYVLFAAAIITAVLGHYIDTIVIVIVAIVNACIGYFQENKAEKALENIKKMLSLKAKVIRDNERTEILATDLTLGDIVLLSPGDKVPADLRLIRADNLKIEESPLTGESVPSEKITTTLNAETVLGDQKNMAFTSTTVSSGTGIGIVVAIGKDTEIGKINEMMTSVEELTTPLLRQTAKFGQTVSFFTVFVALATFLFGYFLRNYDTDELLMSVIGLAVAAIPEGLPAILSIILAIGVQNMAKRQAIIRNLPSVETLGSVSVICSDKTGTLTKNEMTVQSLAIYDTDFTVSGIGYSPEGKILSDLTEVDATTTPDLERLVHCFYICNEATLGKDERDNWTVKGDPTEGALITLYHKANTHTPKYERLSTVPFDSEYKYMATLIAVEGMNKKFIYIKGAPDRLLDMSDREQRSEATQPFNRNYWQDKISEFAHEGQRVIGAAYKIVDPDTTQIDHEDVQKNVVFLGLAGIIDPPREEAIDAIKICKEAGITVKMITGDHVETAKAIGKTMGIGDGAHALEGKDLEQMDDEALKKAALQYNIFARTSPEHKLRLVNALQASNLICAMTGDGVNDAPALKKANVGIAMGIKGTEVTKDASEMVLADDNFSTIVSAVKEGRRVYDNLKKTILFVLPTNGAESFLIMASIIFGTMMPLIPVQILWVNMVTSVTVSLALAFENIEKGTMKRSPRPVNTPLLSNYFIWRILLVSVLIGGGTLWLSVILLNKGFSEDLVRTITLQTIVITQLFHLFNCRSIRGFAINRWFFTNKALYIVGILLFIFQFFITYSPFMNRIFGTVPLAVSDWVYPYILGIAVFIIIEIEKTIMRKLSAPSSGN; from the coding sequence ATGACAAATAATAATACGCACCCAGTTCATCAATGGTTTGCTTTAGATATAGAAGAAGTTATCGCTGACATCGACACGAATTCGGTGCAAGGGCTATCGGAGCCAGAAGCTTCAAGCCGTTTAGAAAAATTTGGCCCAAATAAACTTCCAGAAAGAAAACAAGAACATCCAATCATTCGTTTTCTTAAACATTTTCATGATGTACTGATTTACGTTCTTTTTGCCGCTGCTATTATTACAGCGGTTTTGGGACATTATATTGACACCATTGTCATTGTTATCGTCGCTATAGTTAATGCCTGTATTGGATATTTTCAAGAAAACAAGGCAGAAAAAGCCCTGGAAAACATCAAAAAGATGTTATCACTTAAGGCAAAGGTCATCCGGGACAATGAACGAACAGAAATTCTTGCTACCGATCTTACTTTAGGCGACATCGTACTTTTAAGTCCTGGAGATAAAGTACCCGCCGACCTTAGACTTATCAGAGCCGATAACCTCAAAATCGAAGAATCACCGCTTACCGGTGAATCTGTCCCTTCCGAAAAGATAACAACGACACTAAATGCGGAAACTGTATTGGGCGACCAGAAAAATATGGCATTCACCAGCACCACGGTGAGCAGTGGTACAGGGATAGGTATTGTCGTCGCTATCGGAAAAGACACCGAAATAGGCAAGATTAATGAGATGATGACGAGCGTGGAAGAACTTACCACACCACTACTCAGGCAAACAGCTAAGTTTGGACAGACAGTCTCTTTTTTCACAGTATTTGTGGCTCTTGCGACTTTTCTCTTCGGGTATTTCTTAAGAAATTATGATACGGACGAACTGCTTATGTCTGTAATTGGACTGGCTGTAGCTGCAATCCCGGAAGGATTACCAGCAATTCTTTCCATCATATTGGCGATAGGCGTACAGAATATGGCCAAGAGACAAGCTATTATCCGCAACTTGCCCTCGGTGGAAACACTGGGTTCTGTTTCGGTGATCTGCTCAGACAAAACTGGAACATTGACTAAAAATGAAATGACGGTACAGTCTTTGGCCATTTACGATACTGACTTTACAGTAAGCGGCATTGGCTATTCTCCGGAAGGAAAAATTCTGAGCGATTTAACTGAGGTTGATGCGACAACAACTCCAGACTTAGAACGGCTGGTACATTGTTTTTATATTTGTAATGAAGCAACCCTCGGGAAAGACGAACGGGATAATTGGACGGTAAAAGGCGATCCGACCGAAGGCGCACTAATTACCTTATACCATAAAGCAAATACCCATACTCCAAAATATGAAAGACTTTCCACCGTTCCTTTTGATTCCGAATATAAGTATATGGCTACCCTAATAGCGGTAGAAGGAATGAATAAAAAGTTCATATACATTAAAGGTGCTCCAGATCGCCTGCTGGATATGTCGGATAGAGAGCAGCGTAGCGAAGCCACACAGCCTTTTAACCGGAACTATTGGCAGGATAAGATTTCTGAATTTGCACATGAAGGACAACGCGTAATTGGTGCTGCCTATAAGATAGTCGATCCAGACACCACACAGATTGACCATGAGGATGTTCAGAAAAATGTCGTGTTTCTAGGATTAGCTGGCATCATCGATCCCCCAAGAGAAGAAGCTATTGATGCTATAAAAATATGCAAAGAGGCTGGCATTACCGTAAAAATGATTACCGGAGACCACGTAGAAACCGCAAAGGCAATTGGCAAAACCATGGGTATTGGCGACGGAGCGCATGCCCTCGAGGGCAAGGATCTCGAGCAAATGGACGATGAAGCGCTCAAAAAAGCGGCATTACAATATAACATCTTTGCCCGGACGAGCCCTGAACATAAACTTCGCCTAGTGAACGCTTTACAGGCAAGTAACCTTATTTGTGCAATGACCGGTGACGGCGTAAATGATGCACCCGCTTTAAAGAAAGCAAACGTCGGCATTGCTATGGGAATCAAAGGCACTGAGGTTACAAAAGATGCCTCAGAAATGGTATTAGCTGACGACAACTTCAGTACAATTGTATCTGCTGTAAAAGAAGGTCGCAGGGTTTACGACAATTTAAAGAAAACCATTTTGTTCGTACTACCGACCAACGGCGCCGAAAGTTTTCTGATCATGGCTAGCATTATATTCGGAACCATGATGCCGCTCATACCTGTACAGATCCTTTGGGTTAATATGGTAACCTCTGTAACGGTATCCCTGGCATTAGCTTTTGAAAATATAGAAAAAGGCACGATGAAAAGATCTCCTCGCCCCGTAAACACCCCACTGCTCAGCAATTATTTCATCTGGCGCATATTATTGGTATCAGTCCTTATCGGCGGAGGTACGCTATGGTTAAGTGTCATCCTGCTGAATAAAGGGTTTAGCGAAGATCTTGTTCGCACGATTACGCTGCAAACCATTGTCATAACCCAATTGTTCCACCTGTTCAATTGTAGAAGCATTAGAGGTTTCGCCATCAATCGTTGGTTTTTCACTAATAAAGCATTATATATAGTTGGCATATTGTTATTTATTTTCCAATTTTTTATAACGTATTCGCCCTTTATGAATCGGATATTTGGAACAGTACCCTTGGCAGTTTCAGACTGGGTATATCCTTATATTCTAGGAATTGCAGTTTTTATCATTATCGAAATAGAGAAAACGATTATGCGAAAGTTAAGCGCACCTTCATCGGGGAACTGA
- a CDS encoding DUF5690 family protein, with translation MLRSKWQTSIYAAVIVFLAYTMIFGFRKSFTVATFDGITVAGYSYKTILVISQVIGYMLAKFYGVKYISELKRTGRGTIILILTGIAWLSWLCFAIVPLPYNIVFLFVNGFPLGMLWGVVFSYIEGRRGTDFIGAALAVSFIFASGFARSAGGWLMLKFHLSQFWVPFYTGLLFAVPLITFVYLMEKIPPPDADDITDRTERKPMSAAQRKTFLRSFYPGLTACIIIYTFATIFRDIRDNFGAEMWKELGYFDQPAIFSKTETPITLIILIIIGSMVMIRNNYRALIVTHFLIAIGFLLAGLATVAYLYTYLSPLWWMIYTGLGLYMVYIPFNAIFFERLIATFKYTGNVGFLIYLADSFGYTGSVGVLFSKEIFHLQLNWVTFFSNSILILSTFGILLTAFSAWYFRNKYQNMSKLS, from the coding sequence ATGCTTAGAAGCAAATGGCAAACCAGTATTTATGCGGCCGTGATTGTGTTTCTTGCCTATACCATGATTTTTGGCTTTCGTAAATCTTTCACTGTTGCTACATTTGACGGCATTACAGTTGCTGGTTACAGCTATAAAACCATATTGGTTATCAGCCAAGTGATAGGCTATATGCTTGCCAAGTTTTATGGCGTAAAGTATATTTCTGAACTGAAGCGTACCGGCAGGGGCACCATCATACTAATACTAACTGGTATTGCTTGGCTTAGCTGGTTATGCTTCGCCATTGTACCACTACCTTATAATATTGTTTTTCTTTTTGTAAATGGTTTTCCATTAGGTATGTTATGGGGAGTTGTGTTCTCATATATCGAAGGGCGTAGAGGAACAGACTTTATTGGTGCGGCTCTTGCCGTTAGTTTTATTTTTGCTTCAGGATTTGCTCGTTCTGCGGGTGGTTGGCTAATGTTAAAGTTTCACCTATCTCAATTTTGGGTACCTTTTTATACGGGACTTTTATTTGCTGTTCCCCTTATTACCTTTGTTTATCTGATGGAAAAAATTCCTCCACCAGACGCTGACGACATTACTGACAGAACGGAACGTAAACCCATGAGTGCCGCCCAACGTAAGACTTTTCTACGATCTTTTTATCCCGGTCTTACCGCTTGTATTATCATTTATACATTTGCCACCATTTTCAGAGACATACGTGATAATTTTGGTGCCGAGATGTGGAAAGAATTGGGATATTTTGACCAGCCAGCGATTTTCTCCAAAACAGAAACACCAATAACGCTTATCATTCTAATCATTATAGGTAGTATGGTAATGATTCGAAATAACTATCGAGCACTGATCGTTACGCATTTCTTAATAGCTATTGGTTTCCTGTTGGCTGGATTAGCAACTGTAGCCTATTTATACACTTACCTATCACCTTTATGGTGGATGATCTATACCGGTTTAGGTTTATATATGGTTTACATTCCATTCAATGCTATTTTCTTTGAACGATTGATTGCCACTTTTAAATATACAGGAAACGTAGGCTTCTTAATCTACCTGGCTGACTCATTTGGATACACTGGCAGTGTAGGCGTGTTGTTCTCAAAAGAGATTTTTCATCTTCAACTTAACTGGGTAACTTTTTTTTCCAATAGTATTCTGATATTATCCACCTTCGGTATTTTATTAACAGCATTTTCTGCTTGGTATTTTAGAAATAAATACCAGAACATGTCAAAACTTTCTTAG
- a CDS encoding DUF6122 family protein: protein MQILNILQAPVHYSLHFLFPGLIAWLFFRKEWKKAWLVMIATMLVDLDHLLADPIFDPNRCSVGFHLLHSYPAIGIYIIGLFFAKTRIVATGLLFHMLTDFQDCLWSR, encoded by the coding sequence ATGCAAATACTGAATATATTGCAAGCGCCTGTACATTATAGTTTGCATTTCCTTTTTCCCGGCTTAATCGCTTGGTTGTTTTTTAGAAAAGAGTGGAAAAAAGCTTGGTTAGTTATGATAGCTACCATGTTGGTCGACCTAGACCATTTGCTGGCTGATCCGATATTTGATCCGAATAGGTGCAGTGTAGGGTTCCATTTACTGCATAGCTATCCGGCGATTGGCATATATATTATAGGCTTATTTTTCGCTAAAACACGTATTGTAGCGACCGGCTTGCTTTTTCATATGCTAACTGACTTTCAAGACTGCTTATGGTCGCGTTAG
- a CDS encoding DUF1801 domain-containing protein: MAKNKTVEAELSVNEFIEKISDTEKREDSYQIIDLISRQLLVEPRIWGTSIIGFGSYHYKYASGREGDAPLVGFSPRSKAISIYLSCDDYENREELLQQLGKYKMGKNCIYIKRLKDINTNILMKMIHYSILIHKK, encoded by the coding sequence ATGGCTAAGAATAAAACAGTAGAAGCTGAGCTAAGTGTCAACGAATTTATTGAAAAAATCAGTGATACCGAAAAGAGAGAGGATAGCTATCAGATTATCGATCTTATCAGCAGGCAATTGCTGGTTGAACCAAGGATATGGGGTACATCTATTATCGGGTTCGGTAGTTACCATTATAAATACGCTAGCGGAAGGGAGGGGGATGCTCCGCTGGTTGGTTTTTCTCCCCGTAGTAAGGCTATCTCTATTTACCTGTCATGCGATGACTACGAAAACCGCGAAGAGTTATTACAGCAGTTAGGAAAGTATAAGATGGGTAAGAACTGCATTTATATTAAAAGACTAAAAGATATTAATACGAATATTTTAATGAAAATGATTCATTATTCGATTTTGATACATAAAAAGTAA
- a CDS encoding universal stress protein, with protein sequence MKTLLATTDFSENSKGGIRLSIYLAQLTDFKLRFIYVSPLIAKISKPPKKDKAVYDDLIEKLKQFVAEVYKEMKIAPFQEEDYVVIEGAKADSSLLHYCEEQEDISYICISTIGASGLGKFLGTIASHLISKSPIPILIAPANYQPQPINLLLYATDLKNYSDEIKQVVAFAKPLQAKVEALHLVSLQAQAPDEETIKMLQETVNYKVDFQIKEKDIVSPMIDHLKKQIALQKPSMLILFTDQHRSLFQKIFLSSLSEDLTFQPTIPMLIFNKYLE encoded by the coding sequence ATGAAAACACTCTTGGCTACAACAGATTTTTCTGAAAATTCCAAAGGAGGAATTCGCCTATCCATATATTTGGCGCAATTAACTGATTTTAAACTACGGTTTATATACGTTTCTCCGTTAATTGCCAAGATTAGCAAACCTCCGAAAAAAGATAAGGCCGTTTATGATGACCTAATTGAAAAATTAAAACAATTTGTGGCCGAAGTTTATAAGGAGATGAAGATAGCACCATTTCAGGAAGAAGATTACGTTGTTATAGAAGGAGCAAAAGCAGACAGTTCCCTTTTGCATTATTGCGAGGAGCAAGAAGACATCTCCTATATCTGTATCAGTACCATCGGCGCCAGTGGTCTTGGGAAATTTTTGGGAACCATTGCGAGCCATTTAATCTCAAAATCTCCGATTCCCATTTTAATTGCACCTGCCAACTACCAACCTCAACCGATAAATTTACTCTTATATGCTACTGATCTTAAGAATTATTCAGATGAAATTAAACAAGTAGTCGCTTTTGCCAAACCACTCCAAGCAAAGGTAGAAGCCTTGCATCTGGTGTCCCTACAAGCCCAAGCCCCTGACGAAGAGACTATCAAAATGCTGCAAGAAACCGTAAATTATAAAGTGGATTTTCAGATCAAAGAAAAAGATATTGTATCACCAATGATTGATCACTTGAAGAAACAAATAGCATTACAAAAGCCGTCTATGTTGATTTTATTTACAGACCAGCACCGCTCCCTCTTTCAAAAGATTTTCTTGTCCAGTCTGTCAGAAGACCTCACTTTTCAGCCGACCATCCCAATGCTTATCTTCAATAAATATTTGGAATAA
- a CDS encoding L-lactate permease: MTWSPSLNPTSSMFWSVILALLPILAIFWALIIRKMPGHLASMLAMAVAFIVACTVYHMPFKLAVFSTTYGIIYGLFPVCWIVVNALFLFNIIVKSGQFELIKQFISGITTDQRLQVLLIAFSFGAFLEGTAGYGAPVVITAAMLAGLGFKPLYAAGICLIANTAPVAYGAVGIPIIVLSQISGLPEMAVSQMVGRTLPLLSLLLPFYLIAIMAGPKQIKSVFPALFVSGISFAVLQWFSSNYLGPTLPDIIAGIGSLVALLLFLKYWKPKKSWKTAGNQTVFASPVNRTPKSLVFKAFSPFLLLTLFIMLWGVPAVREHLDQLGSLAAAMPGIHHVLQDPQGQPVAKIIQFNYLSTPGTAILFASLLALPIIKLSFRKAIFIYLATLRQLKYALLTISFIMGFAYLLNDSGITLTLAMAMANTGVLFPFFAPILGWFGVFITGSDTSSNALFGKLQYETAQKIGINPLITVAANASGGVVGKMISPQSIAVAAAGGGLIGQEFQLLRFTLKHSFILLLLICLIVLLQAYVFDFIIPNASSMLSTHQGQNIRDLADIQTLLK; the protein is encoded by the coding sequence ATGACTTGGAGCCCGTCATTGAACCCGACCTCTTCTATGTTCTGGTCAGTTATATTGGCCCTGCTACCGATACTGGCTATTTTTTGGGCATTGATCATACGTAAAATGCCTGGACACCTGGCCAGCATGTTGGCCATGGCCGTAGCGTTTATTGTCGCTTGCACGGTATACCACATGCCTTTTAAATTGGCCGTCTTTTCTACGACTTACGGTATCATTTATGGTCTTTTCCCTGTATGTTGGATTGTCGTGAATGCCTTATTTCTGTTTAACATCATCGTAAAAAGTGGACAATTTGAGTTGATCAAACAATTCATTTCAGGCATCACTACAGATCAGCGATTGCAGGTATTATTAATTGCCTTTTCGTTCGGAGCCTTTTTGGAAGGTACTGCAGGCTATGGCGCTCCGGTGGTTATTACCGCAGCCATGCTGGCAGGTCTGGGATTTAAACCGCTATATGCAGCAGGCATTTGCCTGATAGCCAACACAGCACCTGTAGCCTATGGTGCTGTGGGTATACCTATTATCGTGTTATCCCAGATCTCCGGATTACCCGAAATGGCTGTTTCACAAATGGTAGGTAGAACACTTCCGCTATTATCATTGCTGTTACCTTTTTATTTAATTGCCATCATGGCCGGACCTAAACAGATCAAAAGTGTATTTCCGGCCTTATTCGTATCAGGTATTTCATTTGCTGTTCTACAATGGTTTTCGTCCAATTACTTAGGGCCTACCTTACCCGATATTATCGCCGGAATAGGTTCATTAGTAGCTCTTTTATTATTCTTGAAATACTGGAAACCAAAGAAAAGCTGGAAGACAGCGGGTAACCAAACCGTTTTCGCTTCTCCGGTTAATAGAACTCCAAAATCTTTAGTATTCAAGGCCTTTAGTCCGTTTTTACTACTCACCTTATTCATCATGTTATGGGGTGTTCCAGCGGTGAGGGAACACCTTGACCAATTGGGAAGTTTAGCGGCAGCTATGCCCGGCATCCATCATGTACTGCAAGACCCTCAAGGACAACCGGTAGCCAAAATTATTCAGTTTAACTACCTTTCCACACCCGGAACTGCCATTTTATTTGCTTCGCTACTCGCATTGCCCATAATCAAGCTATCATTCCGGAAAGCTATTTTCATTTACCTGGCCACCTTACGACAGCTAAAATACGCCCTCCTGACCATCAGCTTCATTATGGGATTTGCCTATTTGTTGAATGATTCAGGCATCACCCTAACCTTAGCGATGGCCATGGCTAATACAGGAGTCTTGTTTCCTTTTTTTGCCCCTATTTTGGGTTGGTTCGGTGTCTTTATTACCGGTTCTGACACGTCTTCAAATGCCTTATTCGGAAAATTGCAGTACGAAACTGCCCAAAAGATTGGGATCAATCCACTCATCACCGTTGCGGCCAATGCGTCGGGAGGCGTTGTAGGCAAGATGATATCGCCACAGTCCATCGCCGTCGCAGCCGCAGGAGGAGGTTTGATCGGGCAAGAATTTCAATTGTTACGATTCACGCTAAAGCATAGTTTTATTCTCTTACTCCTTATCTGCCTGATCGTATTATTGCAAGCCTATGTTTTTGATTTTATTATCCCAAATGCGTCTTCAATGCTTTCAACACATCAAGGTCAAAACATCAGAGATCTCGCAGATATCCAGACATTGCTCAAATAA
- a CDS encoding FKBP-type peptidyl-prolyl cis-trans isomerase yields MKHINKLLFLIFGTIILLTACNKNDDFDRIAEEQARQDSIENARRKKLIEEQAPLLKAYVEDPQNEFNNPVLDTTTGIWFEVLQPGQQDSYTYKLGANGLIAPNIEVKYKGQLLNGTVFDETDETSTNETLKISLAQVILAWQFAFLPQSIDHNGQSFPVNGLSQHGLKKESKIRFVTPSPWGYDTDARDKIPANSPLVFEIEVVDIGDSM; encoded by the coding sequence ATGAAACACATCAACAAACTCCTTTTTTTAATTTTTGGTACTATCATTCTATTAACTGCCTGTAACAAGAATGATGATTTTGATCGTATAGCAGAAGAACAGGCACGTCAGGACTCCATCGAAAATGCTCGTAGAAAAAAATTAATCGAAGAGCAAGCACCGTTGCTTAAAGCGTATGTAGAAGATCCTCAAAATGAATTTAATAATCCCGTATTAGATACTACAACCGGTATTTGGTTTGAAGTACTTCAACCCGGACAACAAGATTCTTATACTTATAAATTAGGAGCTAATGGTTTAATTGCACCAAACATAGAAGTTAAATACAAAGGGCAATTACTTAACGGAACGGTATTTGACGAAACAGACGAAACATCAACAAACGAAACACTAAAAATCAGTTTAGCCCAGGTTATTCTAGCGTGGCAATTTGCCTTCCTACCCCAGAGTATAGATCATAACGGCCAGAGTTTCCCAGTCAATGGTTTGTCTCAACATGGATTAAAAAAAGAATCGAAAATTCGCTTCGTTACACCATCCCCTTGGGGTTATGATACTGATGCAAGAGATAAAATTCCTGCAAATTCTCCCCTGGTTTTTGAGATAGAGGTTGTAGACATCGGCGATTCAATGTAA